In a genomic window of uncultured Sphaerochaeta sp.:
- a CDS encoding LacI family DNA-binding transcriptional regulator, with protein sequence MPITRDSVAKRAGVSSATVSRVYNTPQTVSSDLRTRVLEAAQELGYTPNSCAATLRRKGTGNLAFVEFSKQGRAYYWGSLNSFDWFFGRALRGIQQVIEHSSYQVRFYSVSTKEEVEELAKQCDGIIAYDVDTEEELSFLSGLPIPVVASHHLHGISDIACVRTDNYQGGVLQAEYLKSLGCTHPLYVSGYLESVEPHRQRLAGFRSLYPEAELLTTEIGSAEARRELVGKVKQIAHQFDSLAAVNDLTLFSILLNEKLGVPSVGYDASPYHSLFLSQVASINLDSGAIYREAGRMLLSLLAGEEKRCVTIAPVLVHAQQERATIFST encoded by the coding sequence ATGCCGATTACCCGCGATAGTGTAGCAAAGAGAGCAGGGGTGAGCAGTGCCACGGTATCCAGGGTGTACAACACTCCCCAAACAGTCTCTTCCGATCTGCGAACCCGGGTGCTGGAAGCGGCACAGGAGTTGGGGTATACGCCCAACTCATGTGCGGCGACGCTGCGTAGGAAGGGAACGGGGAATCTTGCCTTTGTGGAGTTCTCCAAACAGGGAAGAGCCTATTACTGGGGAAGCCTGAACAGTTTTGACTGGTTCTTTGGCAGGGCCCTTCGGGGTATCCAGCAAGTCATTGAACACAGCTCCTATCAAGTGCGCTTCTATTCGGTCAGCACCAAAGAGGAGGTGGAGGAGCTTGCAAAACAGTGTGATGGCATCATTGCCTATGATGTGGACACAGAGGAAGAACTCTCCTTTCTCTCAGGCCTCCCGATTCCTGTGGTGGCATCCCATCATCTGCACGGCATCAGTGACATTGCATGCGTCAGGACTGACAACTATCAGGGAGGAGTGCTGCAAGCTGAGTACCTGAAAAGTCTTGGATGCACTCACCCCTTATATGTAAGCGGCTATCTGGAGAGTGTTGAACCCCATCGCCAGAGGCTTGCAGGTTTTCGGTCTCTGTATCCTGAGGCAGAGCTTCTTACCACTGAGATCGGTTCGGCTGAAGCTCGGCGGGAGTTGGTGGGGAAGGTGAAACAGATCGCCCATCAGTTTGACAGCCTGGCCGCAGTGAACGATCTCACGCTCTTTTCCATCTTGCTCAATGAGAAGCTGGGCGTACCTTCGGTTGGGTATGATGCATCGCCCTACCACTCGCTCTTTCTCTCGCAAGTGGCAAGCATAAATCTGGATAGCGGTGCCATCTACCGGGAAGCCGGGCGTATGTTGCTCTCCCTGCTTGCAGGAGAAGAAAAGCGGTGTGTCACCATTGCACCTGTTTTGGTGCACGCGCAACAAGAAAGAGCAACAATTTTCTCCACGTGA
- a CDS encoding ADP-ribosylglycohydrolase family protein: MEERAYGALLGWFTGDGFGSQSEGRDVQEIADLAPDGLAEVYTLESLNELCGMSGEASDLSVLLALSMLDNKALLADHVKASYRKYAKCEDAELSAALASSLAKEASNTESAVMLSRSVVMGLALVGKSTKQQAMLSRTESSLFSTSSLAQDAAFLMSLAYSLVIAEKAESAPMLLRLLQQHCTKLGMDEKLNMMLKTCMARKAIPQYEGKQQSMILPVMDTVFSTLLLSDSYEAGVSLLASRGGNARLCCALFGGLAAGLAGSGAVPERWVDELFVSPALDELIKKQTLFKRETIRMEKLARTLAGSLLDLEI, encoded by the coding sequence ATGGAAGAGAGAGCATATGGAGCACTGTTGGGCTGGTTCACCGGAGACGGGTTTGGAAGCCAGAGCGAGGGACGGGATGTACAGGAGATAGCCGACCTTGCTCCGGACGGCCTCGCCGAGGTCTATACCCTCGAAAGCCTGAATGAGCTGTGCGGCATGAGCGGTGAGGCCAGTGATCTCTCCGTCCTTCTGGCCTTGAGCATGCTCGACAACAAGGCTTTGCTTGCCGACCATGTGAAAGCAAGCTACCGCAAGTATGCTAAGTGTGAGGATGCAGAACTGTCTGCAGCGCTTGCCTCCAGTCTTGCGAAGGAAGCCTCCAACACGGAATCGGCTGTCATGCTTTCACGCTCGGTGGTGATGGGTTTGGCACTGGTGGGCAAGAGCACGAAACAGCAAGCAATGCTCTCACGCACCGAGAGTTCCCTGTTCAGTACGTCCTCCCTGGCTCAGGACGCCGCGTTCCTCATGAGCTTGGCCTACTCCCTGGTCATCGCAGAGAAGGCTGAGAGTGCTCCTATGCTGTTGCGCCTGCTGCAGCAACACTGCACAAAGCTTGGCATGGATGAAAAGCTTAACATGATGCTCAAGACCTGTATGGCAAGAAAGGCCATACCCCAATACGAGGGAAAGCAACAGTCGATGATCCTTCCTGTCATGGATACCGTTTTCAGCACCCTGCTCCTGTCGGACTCCTATGAGGCGGGAGTAAGCCTGCTTGCATCCAGGGGTGGCAACGCACGCCTGTGCTGTGCTCTCTTCGGTGGTCTTGCAGCGGGATTGGCAGGCTCTGGGGCGGTTCCTGAACGATGGGTGGATGAATTGTTTGTTTCGCCTGCCCTCGATGAGCTGATCAAGAAACAGACGCTCTTCAAGCGTGAGACTATACGGATGGAGAAGCTTGCCCGCACGCTTGCCGGCAGCCTTCTGGATTTGGAGATCTGA
- a CDS encoding RecQ family ATP-dependent DNA helicase encodes MQPKIDINLLAKERFGIPTLRPYQQLVIQRILELDGSESDHEGVVVTLPTGSGKSICFMLPALVVEGLTIIVYPLLSLMNDQIRRFTERSIGCVCIQGGQTPAERNALFASLANKRPRIVVTNAECLAQGSVFTALARFPISLLVLDEAHTIVRWGECFRPAMASLGPIIAHLPLRQILCFTATADEQIIKGLSRLIFSGEQPHLVRGSSDRQNISYHAIHTLCKEQAVSALLQDPAHRPAVVFCSTREKTKLACLSFLLSNPSLPCRYYHAGLGKEERKTLEAWYQKQEQGVLFATNAFGMGVDKKSIRMVIHHDLPSDVLSFLQESGRAGRDGNPARSVVLMDGDETPSELFSLFSSTSVCFRSALLKSLGETMESCSGCDVCNHTQFRSREGEQVIMRCVALHPFSYSIHALASFLQVRKPWYADSGLLDTWREREIQSAIRNLAKHGMLSSTKGKVPKLYLSPSQWVAHLTARRYALTMKV; translated from the coding sequence ATGCAACCCAAAATTGACATCAACCTGTTGGCCAAGGAACGTTTTGGCATCCCTACCCTTCGGCCGTACCAGCAACTGGTCATCCAGCGCATTCTGGAGCTGGATGGCAGTGAGAGCGATCATGAGGGGGTTGTGGTGACACTTCCCACCGGAAGCGGGAAGTCCATCTGCTTCATGCTCCCCGCACTGGTGGTGGAAGGCCTTACCATCATCGTCTATCCCTTGCTCTCGCTGATGAACGACCAGATACGCCGCTTCACAGAGCGGAGTATCGGCTGTGTATGCATCCAAGGAGGACAGACTCCTGCCGAGCGAAACGCACTGTTCGCATCCCTTGCCAACAAAAGACCCCGGATTGTGGTAACCAATGCAGAGTGTCTTGCCCAAGGGTCGGTCTTCACTGCATTGGCGAGGTTTCCCATCAGCCTGCTGGTGCTTGATGAGGCCCATACCATCGTACGTTGGGGAGAATGCTTCCGACCCGCCATGGCCAGCCTTGGCCCGATCATAGCCCACCTTCCGCTGAGACAGATCCTCTGTTTCACCGCTACCGCCGATGAGCAGATCATCAAGGGACTCTCACGCCTGATCTTCAGCGGAGAACAACCCCATCTTGTCCGAGGCAGCAGCGATCGGCAAAACATCAGCTACCATGCCATCCATACCCTGTGCAAGGAACAGGCCGTCTCCGCATTGCTTCAGGATCCAGCACATCGTCCCGCGGTGGTCTTCTGCTCCACCCGTGAGAAAACCAAACTGGCCTGCCTCTCCTTCCTGCTCTCCAACCCATCCCTTCCTTGCCGCTACTACCATGCAGGACTGGGCAAGGAGGAGCGCAAAACACTGGAAGCGTGGTATCAGAAGCAAGAACAGGGAGTACTGTTCGCGACCAACGCGTTCGGAATGGGTGTCGACAAGAAGTCGATACGGATGGTCATCCATCACGACCTTCCTTCCGATGTACTCTCCTTCTTGCAGGAGAGCGGGCGTGCAGGAAGGGACGGAAATCCAGCTCGCTCTGTGGTGCTGATGGACGGGGATGAGACCCCATCAGAGCTGTTCTCCCTCTTTAGCTCGACATCGGTGTGCTTTCGCTCAGCGTTGCTCAAGTCACTGGGAGAAACAATGGAGAGTTGCAGCGGATGCGATGTATGCAACCATACCCAGTTCAGATCAAGGGAGGGAGAGCAGGTGATCATGCGCTGTGTTGCCTTGCATCCATTTTCCTACAGCATCCATGCCCTGGCTTCGTTTCTGCAGGTAAGAAAACCCTGGTACGCAGACAGCGGCCTGCTCGATACATGGAGAGAACGGGAGATACAAAGCGCAATCAGGAACCTTGCAAAGCACGGCATGCTCTCTTCTACGAAGGGGAAGGTACCTAAGCTCTATCTCTCTCCATCCCAATGGGTTGCACACTTGACAGCAAGAAGATATGCACTGACGATGAAGGTATGA
- a CDS encoding aldo/keto reductase has product MEYRTFGKTGIKVSRQCFGTMSFGHRADYQMAGTMYKLCREHGINFFDCANVYQSGVAEEYLGSFIHAEREKVVITTKAFSPMGDDPNQRGSSAKNLRKSLEESLKRLKTEYVDVFFLHGFDDQTDEEEILRTLDILHREGKFLCVGVSNHAAFQVERLLWTAKLEHLAGIHAIQPMYNIAKRMAEVELLPMAQKENLAVMTYSPLGGGLLTGRYGKGKEGSGRLVENPAYSKRYGGPFYEQVATDFSELARELGLKEATLAVAWVMANPKVTCPIIGSANDTQLRDSLAALEVVLPVEVMRKIDMISPPLPPAHDRSEVQN; this is encoded by the coding sequence ATGGAGTATCGCACATTCGGAAAGACGGGAATCAAGGTATCCAGACAGTGTTTCGGCACCATGAGCTTCGGGCATCGTGCCGACTACCAGATGGCCGGGACAATGTACAAGCTGTGCAGGGAGCATGGAATCAACTTCTTCGATTGTGCGAATGTCTACCAGTCGGGAGTGGCCGAGGAGTACCTTGGTTCTTTCATCCATGCCGAGCGGGAAAAGGTGGTCATCACCACCAAGGCGTTCAGCCCGATGGGCGATGATCCCAACCAACGGGGGAGCTCTGCAAAGAATCTCAGAAAAAGTCTTGAAGAGAGCCTGAAGCGTCTGAAGACAGAGTATGTCGATGTCTTCTTCCTCCATGGCTTTGATGACCAGACCGACGAGGAGGAGATCCTCCGTACCCTGGACATTCTGCACCGGGAGGGAAAGTTTCTCTGCGTAGGGGTGAGCAACCACGCCGCATTCCAGGTGGAGCGCTTGCTTTGGACGGCAAAGCTCGAACATCTGGCAGGCATCCACGCCATCCAGCCGATGTACAACATCGCCAAGCGCATGGCGGAAGTGGAGTTGCTTCCCATGGCTCAAAAAGAGAACCTTGCAGTTATGACGTACAGCCCGTTGGGGGGCGGCCTGCTTACCGGGCGGTACGGAAAGGGGAAGGAAGGCAGCGGACGCCTGGTGGAGAACCCTGCCTACAGCAAGCGCTACGGTGGACCGTTCTATGAGCAGGTTGCCACCGATTTTTCTGAGCTGGCGCGAGAACTTGGGCTGAAGGAAGCCACCTTGGCAGTTGCCTGGGTCATGGCAAATCCGAAGGTGACCTGCCCCATCATCGGCAGTGCAAACGACACCCAGCTGCGAGACTCCCTTGCCGCCCTCGAGGTAGTTCTCCCTGTTGAGGTAATGAGGAAAATCGATATGATCAGCCCACCGCTTCCCCCTGCCCACGACCGCAGCGAAGTCCAGAACTAA
- a CDS encoding galactokinase family protein has product MATIREVERGELHPLYPQLYGKDCDTEQMDSRYLSLIGQHTRLFNQESPSLYSTAGRTELGGNHTDHNLGKVLAATINLDTIAAVSPRSDSKVILDSEGYPRVEVDLKDLSMHEQEKNTTESLIRGIAHAFKQRGLTLGGWQANTTSNVLKGSGLSSSAAVEILCGTIFNHLYNNDVLSPVDLAIIGKYSENTYFGKPSGLMDQMACAYGGIIGIDFKDEAQPGITPINYSFADHGYHLVIVDTGGNHADLTPEYAAVPKEMRQVASTFGKNNLREVGEEAFFAALPELRKQLGNDRCLLRAIHFFAENKRVDSMLASLDQHNFEGYLKAVRESGESSFCFLQNLYPSFYPQEQGLSLAIATTKAILGDDATVRVHGGGFAGTIQAYVPDEKLASYTTQIKALFGEQSVTRIAIRSRQTCCLAE; this is encoded by the coding sequence ATGGCAACCATACGCGAAGTCGAACGTGGTGAACTTCACCCGTTGTATCCACAACTCTATGGAAAGGACTGCGACACCGAACAGATGGACTCGCGTTACCTCTCTTTGATCGGGCAGCATACCCGCCTGTTCAACCAAGAGAGCCCCAGCCTGTACTCCACTGCCGGCCGAACGGAACTGGGCGGGAACCATACGGATCACAATCTGGGAAAGGTGCTGGCAGCCACCATCAACCTCGATACCATAGCAGCGGTCTCTCCCCGCTCCGACTCCAAGGTGATCCTGGACAGCGAAGGATATCCGCGCGTGGAAGTTGATCTTAAGGATCTTTCCATGCACGAGCAGGAAAAGAACACCACTGAGTCGCTCATCCGAGGCATCGCGCATGCGTTCAAGCAGCGGGGTTTGACCCTTGGAGGCTGGCAAGCCAATACGACGAGCAATGTCCTCAAGGGCTCAGGCCTCTCTTCTTCTGCCGCGGTTGAGATTCTCTGCGGTACCATCTTCAACCATCTCTACAACAACGATGTGCTCTCTCCCGTTGATCTTGCGATCATCGGCAAGTACAGCGAGAATACCTATTTCGGCAAACCCTCAGGTCTTATGGACCAGATGGCCTGCGCTTATGGGGGAATCATCGGGATAGATTTCAAGGATGAGGCACAGCCAGGAATCACACCCATCAACTACTCGTTTGCAGACCATGGGTATCATCTGGTCATCGTGGATACCGGTGGAAACCATGCAGATCTCACGCCCGAATATGCAGCAGTCCCCAAGGAAATGCGCCAAGTAGCCTCCACTTTTGGAAAGAACAATCTCAGGGAGGTTGGAGAGGAAGCCTTCTTTGCAGCCCTTCCTGAACTGAGAAAGCAACTTGGCAATGATCGCTGTCTGCTCAGAGCCATCCACTTCTTTGCTGAGAACAAGCGTGTCGATTCCATGCTCGCATCCCTTGACCAGCATAATTTCGAAGGATACCTGAAGGCAGTGAGGGAGAGTGGGGAGAGTTCCTTCTGCTTCCTGCAGAATCTCTACCCTTCCTTCTATCCCCAGGAACAGGGATTGAGCCTGGCCATTGCTACCACGAAGGCCATCCTTGGTGATGATGCAACGGTGCGTGTACATGGGGGAGGCTTCGCCGGAACCATCCAGGCATATGTGCCGGATGAGAAACTTGCCTCCTATACCACGCAGATCAAAGCGTTGTTCGGAGAACAAAGCGTTACCCGGATTGCAATCAGAAGCAGGCAAACCTGTTGCCTTGCAGAATAA
- the thrC gene encoding threonine synthase codes for MKFVSTRKGSEPVNASTAIIQGLAPDGGLYVPESFPSLANLNIHEISSYPELAYEVLAPFFKDDPLESELAEICLDAFNFPVPLVPLKPEQMILELFHGPTAAFKDFGARFLAFSMERILKREGKKLTILVATSGDTGGAVAAAFANRENITVKVLFPKGRVSKRQQAQLTCWGGNIQAYEVDGSFDDCQRMVKAAFMDPKLSKEHNLSSANSINLGRLLPQSIYYVFASHLFAQSTGKKPTFIIPSGNVGNSCAAYWALTMGAPMEKIVLSVNKNTTIVDYLKSGTYQGRPSLATLANAMDVGDPSNMERLLSLYPDFETMKRMVSAYSVDDETIEKTIKEVYEETGYVLCPHTATGERVRRDHFANEPTIVVSTAHPAKFEQVVEPLLNTTVEIPENLAVLLEKPTSFTPIGCDHKLLFA; via the coding sequence ATGAAATTTGTTTCCACACGCAAAGGCTCGGAACCTGTCAATGCAAGTACCGCGATCATCCAGGGGCTTGCCCCCGATGGTGGTTTGTATGTACCTGAGTCCTTTCCCTCGCTCGCAAATCTGAACATTCATGAGATATCCTCATATCCTGAGCTTGCCTATGAGGTGCTTGCCCCGTTTTTCAAGGATGACCCGCTTGAGTCGGAGCTGGCGGAAATCTGTCTGGATGCTTTCAATTTTCCTGTTCCCCTGGTACCCCTCAAGCCGGAGCAGATGATCCTTGAGCTCTTCCATGGACCTACCGCAGCATTCAAGGACTTTGGTGCACGCTTTCTTGCCTTCAGCATGGAACGAATTCTCAAGCGGGAGGGAAAGAAGCTCACCATTCTGGTAGCCACCAGCGGGGATACGGGTGGGGCTGTGGCAGCTGCCTTTGCGAATCGTGAGAACATCACGGTGAAGGTCCTGTTTCCCAAGGGGAGAGTAAGCAAGCGCCAACAGGCACAACTGACCTGCTGGGGCGGCAACATCCAAGCCTACGAGGTGGACGGCAGCTTTGATGACTGCCAACGGATGGTCAAAGCTGCCTTCATGGATCCCAAGCTTTCCAAAGAGCACAACCTGAGCAGTGCAAACAGCATCAACCTCGGACGCCTGCTTCCCCAGTCCATCTACTATGTCTTTGCATCACACCTTTTTGCCCAGAGCACAGGCAAAAAGCCGACCTTCATCATTCCAAGCGGGAATGTGGGAAACAGCTGTGCTGCCTACTGGGCCCTGACCATGGGAGCTCCCATGGAAAAGATTGTGCTGTCGGTGAACAAAAACACCACCATTGTCGACTACCTGAAGTCTGGCACCTATCAAGGAAGGCCCTCCTTGGCAACACTTGCAAACGCCATGGATGTAGGCGATCCAAGCAATATGGAGCGCCTGCTCTCCCTCTATCCCGACTTCGAGACAATGAAGCGGATGGTGAGCGCCTATTCGGTGGATGACGAGACGATAGAAAAGACCATCAAAGAGGTGTATGAAGAGACTGGTTATGTGCTCTGTCCTCACACCGCAACCGGAGAGAGGGTACGCCGTGACCATTTTGCCAATGAGCCAACCATCGTGGTGTCCACAGCCCATCCTGCAAAGTTTGAGCAAGTGGTGGAGCCGCTTCTGAATACCACAGTCGAAATACCGGAGAATCTGGCAGTCCTTCTTGAGAAACCAACCAGCTTCACCCCGATCGGCTGTGACCACAAGCTGTTGTTTGCCTGA
- a CDS encoding aldo/keto reductase — translation MEERLFENMDIRTALLGFGAMRLPLDGKGAIDRAEAEKMLDLAYENGVTYYDTAYTYHNGESEPFLGAYLKKHQRSSYLLATKLPQWLVNSLDDAKRLFEEQLTRLGHEYIDFYLIHAIDKTAFVKMVDLGVVTYLEEEQKRGRIKHLGFSFHSIYEDFDYIATFRSWDFCQIQYNYLDTEEQAGDKGYELCTKLGIPVIVMEPIKGGSLASLPPDLEGKLQALGTKTSSAAYALKWVADHPNVKVILSGMSTYAQVQENLETFADYTPLTKHEVETLEEIGSIMRGRVGNGCTGCKYCMPCPFGVDIPGNFALWNKFRMFDNYAVVKQMWEHEKEQDKRPNSCTECGQCVPLCPQHINIPMDLKRVQSELEQAQR, via the coding sequence ATGGAAGAACGACTGTTTGAGAATATGGACATCAGGACGGCCTTGCTCGGTTTTGGAGCCATGCGGCTTCCGCTTGACGGCAAGGGAGCCATAGACAGGGCTGAGGCTGAGAAAATGCTCGATCTGGCCTACGAGAATGGTGTCACGTATTACGATACTGCCTATACCTACCACAATGGCGAGAGCGAACCCTTCCTGGGCGCGTACCTCAAAAAACATCAGCGCTCCAGCTACCTGCTTGCCACCAAGTTGCCGCAATGGCTGGTCAACTCCCTTGATGATGCCAAACGACTCTTTGAGGAACAGCTTACACGGCTTGGCCATGAGTACATCGACTTCTACCTGATCCACGCCATCGATAAGACGGCCTTCGTCAAGATGGTGGACCTTGGGGTGGTAACCTACCTGGAAGAGGAGCAGAAACGGGGCAGGATCAAGCACCTTGGGTTCTCCTTTCACTCCATCTATGAGGACTTTGACTATATCGCTACGTTCCGCAGCTGGGATTTCTGCCAGATCCAGTACAACTATCTCGACACCGAGGAACAGGCAGGGGACAAGGGATACGAGCTGTGCACAAAGCTGGGCATTCCCGTCATTGTCATGGAACCGATCAAGGGAGGCTCGCTTGCATCCCTTCCCCCGGACCTTGAGGGCAAGCTGCAAGCACTGGGTACAAAGACAAGCAGTGCGGCCTACGCCTTGAAGTGGGTGGCCGACCATCCGAATGTGAAGGTAATCCTGAGCGGCATGTCCACCTACGCTCAGGTGCAGGAGAACCTGGAGACCTTCGCTGACTATACCCCGCTTACCAAGCACGAGGTGGAAACCCTGGAAGAGATCGGCTCTATCATGCGCGGCCGTGTCGGAAACGGGTGCACCGGATGCAAGTACTGCATGCCGTGCCCCTTTGGGGTGGATATTCCGGGAAACTTCGCACTCTGGAACAAGTTCAGGATGTTCGACAACTATGCGGTGGTGAAACAGATGTGGGAGCATGAGAAGGAACAGGACAAGAGACCGAATTCCTGCACGGAGTGCGGCCAATGTGTTCCCCTGTGCCCACAGCACATCAACATCCCGATGGATCTGAAACGGGTGCAATCTGAGTTGGAGCAAGCGCAAAGGTAG